In the Myxococcales bacterium genome, one interval contains:
- a CDS encoding SMP-30/gluconolactonase/LRE family protein, whose protein sequence is MIFSRFFLSLLLALTLLAGCSSGDDDDDSTAAETDDDDDDDNDDNDNNDDNDDNDDDEATACWADLPVGEKAIFAQGFDMSEGIAFSAAGELFVANRTAVSLVQPDGTWAPIVDFVYPIGIAFAPDGDLYVCDFGASSLPAPNDGAIYKIGPGYAKTLVATGVANPNFITYTPRGTFLVSDNETATIYELTLGGELTHWLDGLVSPDGMVYSPDRQTLYVAGTIAPGSPLFAVSLDAAGLPLDFAVLAELDKGSWPDGVALDENGMVYVTENLSGKIVRVDPATGDFTALAAGMEGPASMAFGAGPDFDPCSLYVTELRGTHVWRVSVGAHAYPLVAEE, encoded by the coding sequence ATGATTTTCAGCCGCTTTTTCCTGTCGCTGCTTTTGGCTCTGACGCTGCTTGCCGGCTGTTCGTCGGGCGATGACGATGATGATTCAACCGCCGCTGAGACCGACGACGATGATGACGATGATAATGACGATAACGACAACAATGATGACAACGACGACAACGACGACGACGAGGCGACTGCTTGCTGGGCCGATTTGCCGGTCGGCGAGAAGGCGATCTTCGCCCAGGGCTTCGACATGAGCGAAGGCATCGCTTTTTCGGCGGCGGGCGAGTTGTTCGTCGCCAACCGGACCGCCGTTTCGCTGGTGCAGCCCGACGGCACGTGGGCGCCGATCGTCGATTTCGTCTACCCGATCGGCATCGCCTTCGCGCCGGACGGCGATCTGTACGTTTGCGACTTCGGCGCCAGTTCGCTGCCGGCGCCCAACGACGGGGCGATTTACAAAATCGGTCCCGGCTACGCCAAGACCCTGGTCGCGACGGGGGTGGCGAATCCGAATTTCATCACCTACACGCCGCGCGGGACGTTTTTGGTATCGGACAACGAGACCGCGACGATTTATGAGCTGACCTTGGGCGGCGAGCTGACGCACTGGCTCGACGGCCTCGTCTCGCCCGACGGCATGGTTTATTCGCCGGACCGGCAAACGCTGTACGTCGCCGGCACCATCGCTCCGGGCAGCCCGCTGTTCGCGGTTTCGCTCGACGCGGCGGGACTGCCGCTCGATTTCGCCGTGCTGGCCGAACTGGACAAAGGTTCCTGGCCGGACGGCGTGGCGCTCGACGAAAACGGGATGGTGTACGTGACGGAAAACCTGTCGGGCAAAATCGTGCGGGTCGATCCCGCCACCGGCGATTTCACGGCGCTCGCCGCCGGGATGGAAGGTCCGGCTTCCATGGCCTTCGGCGCCGGGCCGGATTTCGATCCGTGCTCGCTCTACGTCACCGAACTGCGCGGCACCCATGTCTGGCGCGTCAGCGTCGGCGCGCACGCTTACCCGCTGGTGGCGGAAGAGTAG
- a CDS encoding DUF1565 domain-containing protein, whose translation MRTGWRAAVGTGVFLFLVIFLSLAGGCGTPDDSSSSADSEATVDDDHGSPPGSIQENDDNEADDDSADDDDDAADDDSGDDDVAACGYAPLPTNENGVFVSADTGNDDNPGTMQAPKKTIAAAIPLAYNAGQSVFVAGGRYEESVLAKVSVFGGYRAANWTRDIEAVRTIVAPPFQQKFVINNDEKGKTIVLEGMEIHGSADTNNQPYNHTATSAAVTVDSEAAVLSCNKLVGGSVVDIGGMAGAISAAVQVVAAPSLLLVDNLLQGGPAFGIIGAESIGLWIDAPSHQVVAKRNVIRSGLAVGPVIGGAIIGVSVSSLTSSAKTVLIANEIRAESPSAGAKVDEAVAVGSYGLGKLVMIANSVLMKEAGYDAAIVAYGPIVLLQNTIFSENEWPARSLWLADTATLVDNVFVASGDGASRFIEVNNDAHQLRFFANDFYDDSPGFSFVYHDTFAITDLAEFNACQWAGCAAAAGNISVDPLLAGANDVHLQTGSPCIDQGVDPSSWYDGDAIHFDLDGDPRPQGAGWDIGADEAAAR comes from the coding sequence ATGAGAACCGGCTGGCGAGCGGCAGTGGGGACCGGCGTTTTTCTTTTCCTGGTCATTTTTCTATCGCTCGCCGGCGGTTGCGGAACGCCGGACGATTCTTCCTCGTCCGCCGACAGCGAGGCCACCGTGGACGACGATCACGGATCGCCTCCGGGGTCGATTCAGGAGAATGACGACAACGAGGCCGACGATGATAGCGCGGATGACGACGATGACGCCGCGGACGACGACAGCGGCGACGACGATGTTGCCGCCTGCGGTTATGCGCCCTTGCCCACGAACGAGAATGGCGTCTTTGTCTCGGCCGACACGGGAAACGACGACAACCCGGGAACGATGCAGGCGCCGAAGAAAACCATCGCCGCCGCGATCCCCCTCGCCTACAACGCCGGCCAATCCGTCTTTGTCGCCGGCGGCCGCTATGAAGAATCGGTCCTAGCAAAGGTTTCCGTATTCGGTGGGTATCGTGCCGCCAATTGGACGCGCGACATTGAGGCGGTTCGGACGATCGTGGCTCCGCCCTTTCAACAAAAATTCGTCATCAACAACGACGAAAAAGGAAAAACCATCGTTCTGGAAGGAATGGAGATTCACGGCTCCGCCGACACCAACAACCAGCCGTACAATCATACCGCCACCTCGGCAGCCGTGACGGTGGACAGCGAGGCCGCCGTGCTTTCCTGCAATAAGCTGGTGGGCGGTTCGGTGGTGGATATCGGCGGCATGGCCGGCGCCATATCGGCGGCGGTGCAGGTGGTCGCGGCGCCCTCTCTGTTGCTGGTGGACAACCTGCTGCAAGGCGGCCCGGCTTTCGGGATAATCGGCGCCGAATCCATCGGCCTGTGGATCGACGCTCCCAGCCACCAGGTCGTCGCCAAGCGCAATGTCATCCGCTCCGGTTTGGCCGTTGGTCCGGTGATTGGCGGCGCAATTATCGGCGTCTCGGTCTCCAGTTTAACCTCGTCCGCCAAAACCGTGCTGATCGCCAACGAGATCCGGGCCGAGAGTCCGTCGGCTGGCGCGAAAGTCGATGAAGCCGTAGCGGTGGGGTCCTATGGTTTGGGTAAACTGGTGATGATCGCCAACTCCGTGTTGATGAAGGAAGCGGGCTATGATGCGGCGATCGTCGCTTACGGGCCGATCGTGCTGCTGCAAAATACGATCTTCAGCGAAAACGAATGGCCGGCGCGGTCGCTTTGGCTCGCCGACACCGCCACCCTGGTGGACAACGTGTTCGTGGCTTCCGGGGACGGCGCTTCGCGGTTCATTGAGGTGAATAACGATGCGCATCAGCTCCGTTTTTTCGCGAATGATTTTTACGATGACAGCCCCGGCTTTTCCTTCGTGTATCATGATACGTTCGCGATCACCGACCTGGCCGAGTTCAACGCCTGCCAGTGGGCCGGCTGCGCGGCGGCGGCGGGCAATATTTCCGTCGATCCGTTGCTGGCCGGCGCTAATGACGTTCATTTGCAGACCGGCAGCCCGTGCATCGATCAGGGGGTCGATCCCTCATCCTGGTATGACGGCGACGCGATTCATTTCGATCTCGACGGCGATCCGCGCCCGCAGGGTGCCGGCTGGGATATCGGCGCCGACGAGGCGGCGGCGAGGTAA
- a CDS encoding glutamine synthetase type III — MSKESVRSYQKFACDVFTRDKMAQYISKEALKEMTTIIDEGGPLSRQLADQVAHAMKEWALDNGATHFTHWFQPMRGVTAEKHDSFLTIDNGIVIDRFSGSQLIQSEPDASSFPSGGMRSTFEARGYTAWDPTSPVFLAKGTKNSTLVIPSVYMSYNGEVLDMKTQVLRSLEVVESVALKMLKKFGNRTAKSVMVTLGPEQEYFLISQAYFEKRLDLLLTGRTLLGAPSAKHQQFEDHYFGAIDPRVLAFMEELDEELSRRGIAYKTRHNEVAPHQYELAPTFVEANLAVDQNLQTMEIMRRVAERHGFALLLHEKPFVGINGSGKHVNWSLMDSDGLNLFEPGAAPKRNIQFLVFLAAMLKGVDRYSGLLRAAVADAGNDHRLGANEAPPAIMSVFIGGYIGEVLDAIAKGEDIADLEEASLDINVKQMPGVQLDCTDRNRTSPVAFTGNKFEFRAVGSSQNISEAVTALNLIMAYGIQEMLDKMDKLKGEYPKVRDAALAAIREAVQETRRVRFDGNNYADDWHQEAAVRGLPAAKNTPEALYTYLDPEVVSLYTRYGILTHKEIDAKVEVRREAYIKVKLLELNLLQEIARITVMPALVEQIRRYAEAERVLTTGRGKEVLVGKVKYLSDLLGALEENIHQVGAIAAAIQANGSVESAANKLGEDGNKALEKLRAVCDTVEQEVDAELWRLPRYSQILHLF, encoded by the coding sequence ATGTCGAAAGAGAGCGTGCGTTCCTACCAGAAATTCGCTTGCGATGTCTTCACCCGCGACAAGATGGCGCAGTACATCAGCAAGGAAGCCTTGAAGGAAATGACCACCATCATCGACGAGGGCGGACCGCTCAGCCGCCAATTGGCCGATCAGGTCGCCCACGCGATGAAAGAATGGGCGCTGGACAACGGCGCCACGCACTTCACCCACTGGTTCCAGCCGATGCGCGGCGTCACCGCCGAGAAGCACGATTCGTTTCTGACGATCGACAACGGCATCGTGATCGACCGTTTTTCGGGATCGCAACTCATTCAAAGCGAGCCGGACGCGTCTTCCTTCCCCAGCGGCGGCATGCGCAGCACGTTCGAGGCGCGCGGCTACACGGCGTGGGATCCGACCTCGCCGGTGTTTCTGGCGAAGGGCACGAAAAACTCCACGCTGGTCATTCCCTCGGTTTACATGTCGTACAACGGCGAAGTCCTCGACATGAAAACCCAGGTGCTGCGGTCGCTCGAGGTGGTGGAATCGGTCGCGCTGAAAATGCTGAAAAAGTTCGGCAACCGCACGGCTAAAAGCGTCATGGTCACCCTCGGGCCCGAGCAGGAATACTTTCTGATCAGCCAGGCTTACTTTGAAAAACGGCTTGACTTGCTGCTGACCGGCCGCACCTTGCTCGGGGCGCCCTCGGCCAAGCACCAACAGTTCGAGGACCATTATTTCGGCGCGATCGACCCGCGCGTCCTGGCGTTCATGGAAGAGCTCGACGAGGAACTGAGCCGGCGCGGCATCGCTTACAAGACCCGCCACAACGAAGTCGCCCCGCACCAGTACGAACTGGCGCCGACCTTCGTCGAGGCCAACCTCGCCGTCGATCAGAACCTGCAGACGATGGAAATCATGCGGCGGGTGGCCGAGCGGCACGGCTTCGCGCTGCTATTGCACGAAAAGCCGTTCGTCGGCATCAACGGCAGCGGCAAGCACGTCAACTGGTCGCTGATGGACAGCGACGGCCTCAACCTGTTCGAGCCCGGCGCGGCGCCGAAACGCAACATTCAGTTTTTGGTGTTTCTGGCGGCGATGCTCAAGGGCGTCGACCGTTACAGCGGCCTGCTGCGCGCGGCGGTGGCCGACGCGGGCAACGACCACCGGTTGGGCGCGAACGAGGCGCCGCCGGCCATCATGTCGGTGTTCATCGGCGGCTACATCGGCGAGGTGCTCGACGCGATCGCCAAGGGCGAGGACATCGCCGACCTGGAAGAGGCGTCGTTGGACATCAACGTGAAGCAGATGCCGGGCGTGCAGTTGGATTGCACCGACCGCAACCGCACTTCGCCGGTCGCCTTCACCGGCAACAAGTTCGAGTTCCGCGCCGTCGGCAGCTCGCAGAACATCTCCGAGGCCGTCACCGCCCTCAACCTCATCATGGCCTACGGCATTCAGGAAATGCTCGACAAGATGGACAAGCTGAAGGGCGAATACCCCAAGGTGCGTGACGCGGCGCTGGCGGCGATCCGCGAGGCGGTGCAGGAAACCCGGCGCGTTCGCTTCGACGGCAACAACTACGCCGACGACTGGCACCAGGAAGCGGCCGTGCGCGGCTTGCCGGCGGCGAAGAACACCCCGGAGGCGCTTTACACCTACCTCGATCCCGAGGTGGTGTCGCTTTACACCAGGTACGGCATCCTGACCCACAAGGAAATCGACGCGAAGGTCGAGGTGCGCCGCGAGGCCTACATCAAGGTCAAGCTGCTCGAACTGAACCTGTTGCAAGAAATCGCCCGCATCACCGTAATGCCCGCCCTCGTCGAGCAAATCCGCCGTTACGCCGAGGCCGAGCGCGTTTTGACGACCGGCCGCGGCAAGGAGGTGTTGGTCGGCAAGGTGAAGTACCTGTCGGATCTGCTCGGCGCGCTCGAGGAAAACATCCACCAGGTCGGCGCGATCGCCGCCGCGATTCAAGCCAACGGCTCGGTCGAATCCGCCGCGAACAAACTGGGCGAGGACGGCAACAAGGCGCTGGAAAAGCTCCGCGCCGTTTGCGACACCGTCGAGCAGGAAGTCGACGCCGAATTGTGGCGTCTGCCCCGCTATTCGCAAATACTGCACCTGTTCTAG
- a CDS encoding zinc metallopeptidase: MLTLSTKEEVLTLDPTTTGFLFWDPTMILLIPALILGIWAQSKVRSAFNKFSQIRAASGLTGAQAARALLDRSGLADVKVEPIPGNLTDHYDPRGRVLRLSQGVYASNSLAALGIAAHETGHALQDQAGYWPMRVRSSLVPVASLGSTMLWPLLIGGFLFGIKPLVTIGILLYSVAVLFHLVTLPVEFNASSRALAMLETTGALAPQEIGGARQVLSAAAMTYVAATLAAVLTLIRLLILRNRD; the protein is encoded by the coding sequence ATGCTTACCTTGTCGACGAAAGAGGAGGTATTGACCTTGGATCCGACCACGACCGGCTTTCTGTTCTGGGACCCGACGATGATTTTGCTGATCCCGGCCCTCATCCTGGGCATCTGGGCACAGTCGAAAGTTCGTAGTGCTTTCAACAAGTTCAGCCAGATTCGGGCGGCCTCGGGCCTGACCGGCGCCCAGGCGGCGCGGGCGTTGCTCGATCGTTCGGGGCTGGCCGACGTGAAAGTCGAGCCGATCCCCGGCAATCTGACCGACCATTACGATCCGCGCGGTCGCGTGTTACGCCTTTCGCAAGGCGTATACGCCTCCAACAGCCTGGCGGCCCTGGGCATCGCGGCCCACGAAACCGGCCATGCCCTGCAGGATCAGGCGGGTTACTGGCCGATGCGGGTGCGCAGTTCCCTGGTGCCGGTCGCCAGCCTCGGTTCGACCATGCTCTGGCCGCTGCTGATCGGCGGCTTCCTCTTCGGCATCAAGCCGCTGGTGACCATCGGCATCCTGCTCTACAGCGTGGCGGTGCTGTTTCACCTCGTGACTCTGCCCGTCGAGTTCAACGCCTCGTCGCGGGCCCTGGCGATGCTGGAAACCACCGGCGCCCTGGCCCCGCAGGAAATCGGCGGCGCCCGGCAGGTGCTTTCGGCGGCGGCGATGACCTACGTGGCCGCCACCCTTGCCGCGGTTCTGACGCTCATCCGGCTGCTGATTTTGCGGAACCGGGATTAG
- a CDS encoding glycosyltransferase family 2 protein, translating to MTEPRTLFIIPAYNESANIERVLQELSEVARPEEILVVSDGSTDNTAALTRRQPVALLEFPFNLGVASVMQAGFRYALRHGFTAAVQFDGDGQHVPGEAAKLLAALAAGDCDIAIGYRSGGERVSTLARHLGSKILAALLVLLTRRFYRDPTSGFRAFSRRAIEAFAKNFPEEYPEVESIVLAKKLGLRIRETPVTMRPRIAGKSSITVLGSAYYMVKVMLASLVIMLRRY from the coding sequence ATGACCGAGCCGCGAACCCTGTTCATCATTCCCGCTTACAACGAGAGCGCGAACATCGAACGCGTGCTGCAAGAGTTGTCTGAAGTGGCCCGGCCCGAGGAAATCCTCGTGGTCAGCGACGGCAGCACGGACAACACGGCGGCCCTGACCCGCCGGCAACCCGTGGCGCTGCTCGAATTTCCGTTCAACCTGGGCGTGGCGAGCGTGATGCAGGCCGGATTCCGCTACGCGCTACGCCACGGCTTCACCGCCGCGGTGCAGTTCGACGGCGACGGCCAGCACGTGCCGGGCGAAGCGGCCAAGCTGCTGGCGGCGCTCGCCGCGGGCGATTGCGACATCGCGATCGGCTACCGCTCGGGCGGCGAACGGGTTTCGACCCTGGCGCGCCACCTGGGCAGCAAAATCCTCGCGGCGCTGCTGGTCCTGCTGACCCGGCGCTTCTACCGCGATCCGACCTCGGGCTTCCGCGCCTTCTCGCGGCGGGCCATCGAGGCCTTCGCGAAAAATTTTCCCGAGGAATACCCCGAGGTCGAGTCGATCGTGCTGGCGAAAAAACTCGGCCTGCGCATCCGCGAAACGCCCGTGACGATGCGGCCGCGCATCGCGGGCAAATCGTCGATCACCGTGTTGGGGTCGGCGTACTACATGGTCAAGGTGATGCTGGCTTCGCTGGTCATCATGCTGCGCCGTTACTGA
- a CDS encoding radical SAM protein, with protein MKVVFCEPPVLASWEGQKQVPERLYGCSYELYHFPDLANLYCAAVAEQAGHEVRLIDAVVERLAPAAFFARLADWRPDAVVLHSVLLSKPTDLEALRRLREILPKAQLIVHGPEPTRVPEAYLLDENTVVIRGEPENSLRELLAGRAAGGQSRRFGDDCEHLPIDGELVDVAALPFPARDHPDVAPFYRTLRNPKFSRGPFAPLMASRGCAFRCLFCVPNSISFAREMEYARVFGKKPPVAVAPAARVVAEFTALAAAGYGAVAVVDDQFLWSKERTLEICRGIKPLGLEWGMLSRADFLDDPEIVTAVREAGCVSVDIGVESLSPATLEYVNKNLTVPQVEKALAVCRSCGLKPKLNIIIGASPAETPDDVRGTVRRLRDLEVEMAMFSIATPFKGTGFYDLAVNQGFLVDASDAVDPVKKSVISYPAPGMDRRTLERENRRAYYAFYLHPKTLWRRLRAVRGPRELWRNLKTALRLFADLK; from the coding sequence ATGAAAGTCGTCTTCTGCGAACCGCCGGTCCTGGCTTCCTGGGAAGGGCAAAAACAGGTTCCCGAGCGTCTGTACGGCTGCTCGTACGAACTGTACCACTTTCCCGACCTGGCCAACCTGTATTGCGCCGCCGTCGCCGAGCAGGCGGGGCACGAGGTCCGCCTCATTGACGCGGTCGTCGAGCGCCTCGCCCCCGCGGCCTTCTTCGCCCGCCTCGCCGATTGGCGTCCGGACGCGGTGGTGTTGCATTCGGTGCTGTTGTCCAAGCCGACCGACCTGGAAGCCCTGCGTCGCCTGCGCGAAATTCTGCCCAAGGCGCAATTGATCGTTCACGGGCCCGAGCCGACGCGCGTTCCCGAAGCGTACCTGCTGGACGAAAACACCGTGGTGATCCGCGGCGAGCCCGAAAACTCCCTGCGCGAACTGCTGGCCGGCCGTGCGGCCGGCGGCCAGTCGCGGCGATTCGGCGACGACTGCGAGCACCTGCCGATCGACGGCGAGCTGGTCGACGTGGCCGCGTTGCCGTTTCCGGCCCGCGACCATCCGGACGTGGCGCCCTTCTACCGGACCTTGCGGAACCCCAAGTTCAGCCGCGGGCCGTTCGCGCCGCTGATGGCCAGCCGCGGTTGCGCGTTTCGCTGCCTGTTCTGCGTGCCCAACTCCATCAGCTTCGCCCGCGAAATGGAATACGCGCGGGTGTTCGGCAAAAAACCGCCGGTCGCCGTCGCGCCGGCCGCGCGGGTCGTTGCCGAATTCACCGCCCTGGCGGCGGCGGGTTACGGCGCGGTGGCGGTCGTCGACGATCAGTTTCTCTGGTCGAAGGAGCGGACGCTGGAGATCTGCCGCGGCATCAAGCCGCTCGGCCTGGAATGGGGCATGCTTTCGCGCGCCGATTTTCTCGACGATCCGGAAATCGTCACGGCGGTGCGCGAGGCCGGCTGCGTGTCGGTGGACATCGGGGTGGAAAGCCTGTCGCCGGCGACGCTGGAGTACGTCAACAAAAACCTGACGGTGCCGCAGGTGGAAAAAGCCCTCGCCGTCTGCCGGTCGTGCGGCCTCAAGCCCAAACTGAACATCATCATCGGCGCCAGCCCCGCCGAAACGCCGGACGACGTGCGCGGGACGGTGCGGCGCCTGCGCGACCTCGAGGTCGAAATGGCGATGTTCTCCATCGCCACGCCCTTCAAGGGCACCGGGTTTTACGATCTGGCCGTCAACCAGGGTTTTCTGGTGGACGCGTCCGACGCGGTCGATCCGGTGAAAAAAAGCGTCATCAGCTATCCCGCGCCCGGGATGGACCGGCGAACCCTCGAACGCGAAAACCGCCGCGCCTATTACGCCTTTTACCTGCACCCGAAAACGCTGTGGCGCCGCCTGCGGGCCGTGCGCGGCCCGCGCGAGCTGTGGCGCAACCTCAAAACCGCCCTGCGCCTCTTCGCCGATTTGAAGTGA
- a CDS encoding DUF3592 domain-containing protein: MIGYWFMLAIGVITLLAGLRLYIRIDNVSRWPKAPGKISRREIVPKRIAAATDNPSRRWQLDVEYTYIVDGISYTGTRFQPYEQIYRLEEARREIEALPEAPPVSYDPQKPTEAYLFAGRRVWPWLAIGGGLVFTLLGLLMVLFGRG; encoded by the coding sequence GTGATCGGTTACTGGTTCATGCTGGCGATCGGCGTCATCACGTTGCTGGCCGGCTTGCGCCTGTATATCCGCATCGACAACGTCAGCCGCTGGCCGAAAGCGCCGGGCAAAATCAGCCGCCGGGAAATCGTCCCGAAACGCATCGCAGCCGCGACCGACAACCCGAGCCGGCGCTGGCAACTCGATGTAGAATACACCTATATAGTGGACGGTATTTCCTATACGGGAACCCGCTTTCAACCGTATGAACAAATCTATCGCCTCGAGGAAGCGCGACGGGAAATCGAAGCGCTGCCCGAGGCGCCGCCCGTGTCGTACGATCCGCAAAAGCCGACCGAAGCCTACTTGTTCGCGGGGCGTCGGGTCTGGCCGTGGTTGGCCATCGGCGGCGGACTGGTTTTCACTCTGTTGGGGCTGTTGATGGTGCTGTTCGGCCGCGGCTGA
- a CDS encoding flagellar brake protein gives MTISGIRQPGHTAECRVIDPPHTEPRFVVGLQLMMGFNGESGQIRSIANVLGWQKPEYLMTAIPRLDSTTVKIVPSAEVVLRYILDGTVYGFSTRLIGEYQSPVPMWVLEYPKSVEFKNLRRSPRVSLELPVTCADGMQMRTVDISANGALLTGNAPLSIGDILRISFNLPDGTAIDNLEADVVRVQKSRTESLFGINFHETSDQLAKIARFIYQTE, from the coding sequence ATGACCATTTCGGGGATCCGCCAGCCTGGCCATACAGCCGAATGCCGCGTCATCGACCCGCCCCACACCGAGCCTCGTTTTGTCGTCGGTCTGCAACTCATGATGGGATTCAACGGCGAAAGCGGGCAAATCCGCTCGATTGCCAACGTGTTGGGTTGGCAAAAACCCGAATATCTAATGACCGCGATCCCTCGTCTCGACTCCACCACCGTGAAAATCGTCCCGTCGGCGGAAGTAGTGTTGCGGTATATCCTCGACGGCACCGTGTACGGTTTTTCAACCCGCCTGATCGGCGAATACCAATCGCCGGTGCCCATGTGGGTGCTGGAATACCCGAAGAGCGTGGAATTCAAGAATCTGCGTCGCAGCCCGCGGGTCAGCCTCGAATTGCCGGTCACCTGCGCCGACGGAATGCAAATGCGCACGGTGGACATTTCGGCCAACGGGGCTTTGCTGACGGGCAACGCCCCGCTATCGATCGGCGACATTCTGCGGATTTCCTTCAATCTGCCGGACGGCACCGCGATCGACAACCTGGAAGCCGACGTGGTGCGGGTGCAAAAGTCGCGCACCGAGTCGCTGTTCGGCATCAACTTTCACGAAACGTCGGATCAACTCGCCAAGATCGCCCGGTTCATCTACCAAACCGAGTAA